From Paenibacillus physcomitrellae, the proteins below share one genomic window:
- a CDS encoding MFS transporter: MTKTRDYTKWLVVTVALGTLLNPLNSSMISVALSRLQEQFGLSFTDSSWLISTYYLASAVGQPVMGKLSDTWGRKRLFLIGLLLIAVSSALAPFSPNFIWLILFRIIQAFGSSILFPAGMGIIRKRITENQAQALGILSIFTSISAAFGPSIGGFMLQLGDWPAIFIINFPFLIGSFLLAWRLFPADERPEAGAKIDWPGVLLFSASIVGWLLFLLSLEKRVNLGYLLISLALTVWFCFYEKRRKEPFIDVSGFVSNLNLSFVYLQYILINIVFYSVFFGVPTYLQHVQKFDSGTTGLVMLAVAGFGVIIAPLTGKWIDKQGSRPALLAGSATLLLGTLLLLLIGDRSGPWFIFAMLSMLGISNGFNNIAMQTSLYAFTRPEETGAASGLFMTSRYLGTIFSSSLLGIVFSKHITTAHFHLVALSGFVIGLGILLLTLRMPRRREQRQNA, encoded by the coding sequence ATGACGAAAACCCGCGACTATACGAAATGGCTTGTCGTAACCGTCGCCTTGGGCACCCTGCTTAATCCCCTGAACTCCTCCATGATTTCGGTGGCCTTATCCCGGCTGCAGGAGCAGTTTGGGCTCAGCTTTACCGATTCTTCCTGGCTGATTTCGACTTACTATTTGGCCAGTGCCGTCGGTCAGCCCGTTATGGGCAAACTCAGCGATACTTGGGGCAGGAAAAGGCTGTTCCTCATCGGATTGCTGCTGATCGCCGTCTCGTCGGCGCTGGCCCCTTTTTCACCCAATTTTATTTGGCTGATCCTCTTCCGGATCATTCAGGCATTTGGAAGTTCGATTTTGTTTCCGGCCGGCATGGGCATTATTCGAAAGCGGATCACCGAAAATCAGGCTCAGGCGCTTGGCATTCTGTCGATTTTCACTTCGATTTCCGCTGCATTCGGCCCTTCAATTGGCGGTTTCATGCTGCAGCTTGGAGACTGGCCGGCCATTTTCATCATTAATTTCCCTTTCCTGATCGGATCCTTTCTGCTCGCGTGGAGATTATTCCCGGCCGATGAACGGCCGGAAGCCGGAGCCAAAATCGATTGGCCGGGCGTTTTGCTGTTTTCCGCCAGCATTGTCGGCTGGCTGTTGTTCCTTTTGTCCCTCGAGAAACGGGTGAATCTGGGCTACCTGCTGATCAGTCTGGCACTTACCGTATGGTTCTGCTTTTACGAGAAACGCCGGAAGGAACCTTTTATCGATGTATCCGGTTTTGTCAGCAACCTGAATCTTAGTTTTGTTTACCTTCAGTACATCCTGATCAACATTGTGTTTTATTCCGTCTTTTTCGGGGTTCCGACTTACCTTCAGCATGTGCAGAAGTTTGATTCGGGCACGACCGGTTTAGTTATGCTGGCTGTTGCGGGCTTTGGAGTGATCATCGCTCCCCTGACGGGAAAATGGATCGATAAGCAGGGCTCCAGACCCGCTCTCCTTGCCGGTTCGGCAACCCTGCTGCTGGGCACGCTGCTTCTGCTGCTCATCGGGGACCGGTCTGGGCCTTGGTTTATTTTCGCCATGTTGTCGATGCTTGGGATCAGCAACGGGTTTAACAATATTGCGATGCAAACTTCCTTGTATGCCTTCACCAGGCCGGAGGAGACGGGAGCCGCTTCAGGTTTGTTTATGACTTCCCGTTATTTGGGCACGATTTTTTCGTCGAGCCTGCTGGGCATCGTGTTCTCTAAACACATTACGACTGCCCATTTCCATCTCGTTGCCCTTTCCGGTTTTGTCATCGGTTTGGGTATTCTGCTGCTGACCTTGCGCATGCCGCGCAGGCGGGAGCAGCGGCAGAACGCCTGA
- a CDS encoding GAF domain-containing protein: MSEPISSISVSELQRRLTQNELLIEAAQYFTSSLKLDDVLTRILDRVLNVIEAADAGVLFIYDKQNDRLKPMACSGFLWEKMQHVILSPGESMTGLTLKSRQAQIFHNSETVLRNTDLMSPSNKVFYDQSLEPVRQSIGEAFLIQSVMCAPLLIRGECIGVMTIDNFTHRSFTNDDLNLLAALSNLAAVALDNAHLYQEEKSKKEQLEELNHVIHSQNQQLNRINQTHDRLMRLILSGKSLSEFGTAVYDTLENPIILFDSLLNVLTEHPPDAFDFDIHTPPFMAELQQVLQKRESCRVETGPDRTASSSVMLFPVVASSEIFGILAVSEVNLRLSDQDIVLAEQCCLVLAMELLKREAVYETEQRLKDEFLDELFSEKNVGTLRERAKSMGLSADDSFVFMVADIEFPSGSLPVIPDKSVNRYVLRTIETELQSANRYSLVLHKLNAYVIILALPKELDQALALKRSRIVAKQLHEALRRLYPGIQCSIGIGRVCKNFEGFVQSYEDAKQSVAYSKRRKDKNSIKDYVELGAVQFILNQPQENLLQFVRDLLQPLLDYPSPKRNELLKALDAFILSGKRFKEAASLLDIHPNTFAYRMKRIEEILDLRLEQHAVFFDLQFAWQVLDMLDLKQSLLDGQKIGSFSG, encoded by the coding sequence ATGTCTGAACCGATTTCCTCCATCTCCGTTTCCGAATTGCAGCGGCGTTTGACGCAAAACGAACTGTTAATCGAAGCGGCGCAGTATTTTACTTCCAGCCTAAAGCTGGACGATGTGCTCACCCGGATCCTGGACCGGGTTTTGAACGTCATCGAAGCCGCCGACGCCGGTGTTTTATTTATTTACGATAAACAAAACGACCGGCTGAAGCCGATGGCTTGCTCAGGTTTTTTATGGGAAAAGATGCAGCATGTCATATTGTCTCCCGGCGAGTCGATGACCGGGCTTACGCTGAAGAGCCGGCAGGCGCAGATTTTTCATAATTCGGAAACAGTATTGAGAAACACCGATTTGATGAGTCCCTCCAACAAGGTTTTTTACGATCAGTCGCTCGAACCCGTCAGACAATCCATCGGGGAAGCCTTCCTCATCCAAAGCGTGATGTGCGCCCCCCTGCTGATCCGCGGAGAATGCATCGGCGTCATGACGATCGACAATTTCACGCACCGTTCCTTCACGAACGATGATTTGAACCTGCTCGCGGCCCTCTCCAATCTGGCGGCCGTCGCCCTGGATAATGCCCATCTCTATCAGGAGGAGAAAAGCAAAAAAGAACAGCTCGAGGAGCTGAACCATGTCATCCATTCCCAGAACCAGCAGCTGAACCGGATCAATCAGACCCATGATCGGCTGATGCGTCTGATTCTTAGCGGCAAGTCCCTATCTGAATTCGGGACGGCCGTATACGATACCCTCGAAAATCCAATCATTCTGTTCGACAGTCTTCTGAACGTCCTTACGGAGCATCCGCCTGATGCTTTTGATTTCGACATTCATACGCCGCCTTTTATGGCAGAGCTGCAGCAGGTGCTTCAAAAGCGCGAGTCCTGCCGGGTTGAAACCGGGCCGGATCGGACGGCTTCCTCTTCCGTCATGTTATTTCCCGTGGTGGCCTCTAGTGAAATCTTCGGCATTCTGGCCGTGTCGGAGGTGAACCTCAGGCTCAGCGATCAGGATATCGTACTGGCGGAACAATGCTGCCTGGTGCTTGCCATGGAGCTGCTAAAAAGGGAAGCCGTTTATGAAACCGAGCAGCGGTTAAAGGATGAATTTCTGGATGAGCTGTTTTCGGAGAAAAATGTGGGAACGCTCCGGGAGCGGGCTAAGTCGATGGGACTGAGCGCGGATGATTCCTTTGTGTTTATGGTGGCGGATATCGAATTTCCTTCCGGCAGCCTGCCGGTCATCCCGGATAAAAGCGTAAACCGTTACGTGCTTAGAACGATAGAAACGGAGCTGCAGAGCGCCAATCGGTACAGCCTAGTTCTGCATAAATTGAATGCTTACGTGATCATTTTGGCTTTGCCCAAGGAATTGGACCAGGCTCTGGCGCTGAAACGGAGCCGAATCGTTGCCAAACAGCTCCATGAAGCCCTGCGCAGGCTGTATCCCGGTATTCAGTGTTCCATCGGCATCGGACGAGTCTGCAAAAATTTCGAAGGCTTCGTGCAATCTTACGAGGACGCGAAACAAAGCGTGGCTTACAGCAAAAGAAGAAAAGATAAAAACAGCATCAAAGATTATGTCGAGCTTGGGGCCGTACAATTTATACTGAACCAGCCGCAGGAGAATCTGCTGCAATTTGTGCGGGATTTGCTGCAGCCGCTCCTGGATTACCCCTCCCCGAAAAGAAACGAGCTGCTGAAAGCGCTGGACGCTTTCATTCTCTCAGGCAAACGGTTTAAAGAAGCCGCCAGCCTGCTCGATATTCATCCCAACACCTTTGCCTATCGCATGAAACGCATCGAGGAAATATTGGATCTCCGGCTTGAACAGCATGCCGTGTTTTTTGATCTCCAATTCGCCTGGCAGGTGCTGGACATGCTGGATCTCAAGCAAAGCCTGCTGGACGGGCAGAAAATCGGTTCCTTTTCCGGCTAA
- a CDS encoding hydantoinase/oxoprolinase family protein: MKLIGIDVGGTFTDIIFTDTTEGTSYIHKVPTTKEDPSIGMVSGVKEICERHGIEPGSLDHVFHGTTIATNAILEHDGAKTGMITTEGYRDILHIGRHQRPQNYSIRQEIPWQDRPLVERRNRMTVRERLVPVKGQAKVETPLDEGQVRQILRDFKEDGVESVIVGLLFSYLNPEHEERVAEIIREEYPEFYITTSSGISPQFREFERFTTAALNGFVGPKVQTYVDQLERRLKEAGIHCDLHIMSSNGGVATAKTVSEKPVLTLLSGPAAGVLGGQWAGNLSGRERLITFDVGGTSADIAIITEHGFGESSARDTWIAGFPVQIPMIDIHTIGAGGGSIAHVDGGGAFQVGPRSAGSYPGPASYGRGGEQPTVTDAHVALGHLDPENFLGGEMKIYPENAAKAIKDLAGQIGLSPEETAEGILTIVNNNMANAIRAKTVQKGYDPRGFSLLALGGAGPMHAVEVAKILGIPEVIIPPHPGITSATGLLTTDLKYDATQTLFLQSGTLDLSLVNTAVSKLELEIRKQLEDAGFSGGEVAVQGFFDCRYIGQGYELRVALPAEPLNADNIEQVWNQFHRFHEREYGHAFEGSPIEIVNVRLTGTGTMPKIRRPSIQPRNDLSDALVKTEKSVFRVQGELRDVDTPFYRREQLPVDTVFNSPCVILQKDTTTIIPPDCKVKLESSGNIIIEVGV; this comes from the coding sequence ATGAAACTGATTGGGATCGATGTGGGCGGGACATTCACCGACATTATCTTCACTGACACAACCGAAGGAACTTCTTATATTCACAAGGTGCCTACCACGAAGGAGGATCCCTCCATCGGCATGGTATCCGGCGTCAAGGAAATTTGCGAGCGGCACGGAATCGAGCCGGGATCGCTGGACCATGTTTTTCATGGGACGACCATCGCGACGAACGCCATTCTGGAGCATGACGGCGCGAAGACGGGCATGATTACGACGGAAGGCTACCGGGATATTCTGCATATCGGCCGGCATCAGCGTCCGCAGAACTATTCGATCCGGCAGGAGATTCCTTGGCAGGACCGGCCGCTTGTCGAAAGACGAAACCGGATGACGGTCAGGGAACGGCTCGTACCGGTAAAGGGGCAGGCCAAGGTGGAAACTCCTCTCGATGAAGGGCAAGTCCGCCAGATTTTGCGCGATTTCAAAGAGGATGGCGTTGAATCCGTCATCGTCGGGCTGTTGTTCTCCTATTTGAATCCCGAGCACGAGGAACGGGTCGCCGAAATCATCCGTGAGGAATATCCGGAGTTCTACATCACCACTTCCTCCGGGATTTCGCCGCAGTTCCGGGAATTTGAACGATTCACGACCGCTGCGTTAAACGGTTTTGTTGGCCCGAAAGTGCAAACCTATGTCGATCAGCTTGAACGGCGGCTGAAGGAGGCCGGAATCCACTGCGATCTGCATATTATGTCCTCCAACGGCGGTGTAGCCACCGCAAAAACGGTCTCCGAGAAGCCGGTGCTTACGCTGCTGTCCGGTCCGGCGGCAGGCGTGCTCGGCGGCCAATGGGCAGGTAATCTGTCCGGCCGGGAAAGGCTGATTACGTTTGACGTCGGCGGCACAAGCGCGGATATCGCCATTATTACCGAGCATGGCTTCGGGGAGTCCTCCGCACGCGATACCTGGATCGCCGGGTTCCCGGTGCAGATTCCCATGATCGACATTCATACGATCGGCGCTGGCGGAGGCAGCATCGCCCACGTTGACGGAGGCGGCGCATTCCAGGTCGGACCGAGAAGCGCTGGCTCCTACCCGGGACCGGCCTCCTACGGACGCGGCGGGGAACAGCCAACCGTTACCGACGCGCATGTCGCGCTCGGTCATCTGGATCCCGAGAACTTCCTGGGCGGGGAAATGAAGATTTATCCGGAAAATGCAGCAAAAGCCATCAAGGACTTGGCCGGACAAATCGGCCTGTCGCCCGAGGAGACCGCTGAAGGCATCCTGACCATCGTCAACAACAATATGGCAAACGCCATCCGGGCCAAAACGGTGCAGAAGGGCTACGATCCTCGCGGCTTCAGTCTGCTGGCGCTCGGGGGAGCCGGGCCGATGCATGCGGTGGAGGTTGCCAAAATATTAGGAATTCCGGAAGTCATCATTCCGCCGCATCCGGGAATCACGTCGGCGACCGGCCTGCTGACGACGGACTTGAAATACGACGCGACCCAAACCTTGTTCCTGCAAAGCGGAACGCTCGATTTAAGCTTGGTAAACACAGCCGTAAGCAAGCTGGAGCTGGAGATTCGCAAACAGCTGGAAGACGCGGGCTTCTCCGGCGGAGAGGTGGCTGTGCAGGGCTTTTTCGACTGCCGGTATATCGGTCAGGGCTACGAACTGCGCGTGGCTTTGCCTGCCGAACCTTTAAATGCGGACAATATTGAGCAGGTATGGAATCAATTTCACCGGTTTCATGAAAGGGAGTACGGCCATGCCTTCGAAGGAAGCCCGATCGAAATCGTAAATGTCAGGCTGACCGGAACCGGGACGATGCCTAAAATCAGACGTCCTTCCATCCAGCCAAGAAATGATTTATCCGATGCGCTTGTGAAGACAGAAAAATCGGTTTTCCGGGTTCAAGGCGAGCTCCGGGATGTGGATACTCCGTTTTACCGCAGGGAGCAGCTCCCGGTGGACACCGTTTTCAACAGCCCGTGCGTTATCCTGCAGAAGGATACGACAACCATTATTCCTCCGGACTGCAAAGTGAAGCTTGAGTCATCCGGAAACATCATCATCGAAGTGGGGGTATGA
- a CDS encoding hydantoinase B/oxoprolinase family protein, whose translation MQKTDHRQAIDPITAQVLRGALENVAIEMGYKLARMSYSSIIRESEDFGCALLDAEGQQLCESTTSTPLQSGPLPGYMRGIKKIMEQRGDVFRPGDVIMHNSPYYGASHQPDVGFFVPVFYQDQLIGFSCSTAHHLDLGALTPGSCGIVDAVDAYAEGLQFKAIKVYDQGVRNEMIWRLLKDNVRAADMVVGDMEAQIAACRIGADRYLDIVETYGLDTVLAASEDLMAYSERMMRNEIAKLPDGIYRSEGYIDGFLDSPDPEKKDLKLCVAVTVKGNEITVDLTGTSPQVSDRPINMPLEGTVDIAIYFTLRSVLLDSDLFGHIPQNSGLMRPIQIIAPKGTLVNPTFPAPTIARFCPGNMVADTLMHALAQIVPGQVSAGIGNLNVVAYSGLEDEQYWVYMDIMEGSYGGRAEKDGMDAVDTLYANTRNNPIEDIESHYPLRVTRYELLDHSAAAGKFRGGIGSVREVTFLEDGGFSVEGDGQKYKPWGFEGGSEGSTCQLIMRSADGQESKLPSKIPHHRAKKGDSLTLVGPGGGGYGNPYERKPEAVLSDVLDGFISADDAERHYGVVVSGGNIDWSATHRIRA comes from the coding sequence ATGCAGAAAACAGATCATCGCCAGGCCATAGATCCGATCACCGCGCAGGTTTTGCGCGGGGCACTCGAAAACGTCGCCATCGAAATGGGTTACAAGCTTGCCCGCATGTCTTATTCCAGCATTATCCGCGAGTCCGAGGATTTCGGGTGCGCCCTGCTGGATGCGGAAGGCCAGCAGCTTTGCGAGTCAACGACCAGCACGCCGCTGCAGTCCGGGCCGCTCCCGGGATATATGAGAGGCATCAAAAAGATTATGGAACAGCGGGGAGACGTATTCCGCCCGGGAGACGTCATTATGCACAACTCCCCTTATTACGGGGCTTCGCACCAGCCCGATGTCGGTTTTTTCGTGCCCGTGTTTTATCAGGACCAGCTAATCGGCTTTTCTTGTTCGACAGCGCATCATCTTGATTTGGGGGCCTTAACCCCGGGATCGTGCGGGATCGTGGATGCGGTTGACGCTTATGCCGAAGGCCTTCAGTTCAAAGCGATCAAGGTTTATGACCAGGGTGTCCGCAATGAAATGATTTGGCGCCTGCTGAAGGACAATGTCCGGGCCGCCGATATGGTGGTCGGCGATATGGAAGCCCAGATCGCGGCATGCCGGATCGGGGCCGACCGTTATTTGGACATTGTCGAGACCTACGGTCTGGACACGGTACTCGCAGCCAGCGAGGACCTGATGGCCTATTCCGAACGGATGATGCGCAATGAGATCGCCAAGCTGCCGGACGGCATCTACCGGTCCGAAGGATATATCGACGGCTTTCTGGACAGTCCGGATCCGGAGAAAAAGGATCTCAAGCTTTGTGTGGCCGTAACGGTAAAAGGAAATGAAATCACCGTCGACTTGACCGGCACCTCGCCGCAGGTGTCCGACCGGCCGATTAATATGCCGCTCGAAGGGACCGTCGATATCGCCATTTATTTTACGCTTCGTTCCGTGCTTCTCGATTCGGATCTGTTTGGGCATATTCCGCAAAACTCGGGCCTGATGAGACCGATCCAAATTATCGCCCCTAAGGGCACGCTGGTGAATCCGACGTTCCCGGCGCCGACAATCGCCCGTTTCTGTCCCGGCAACATGGTCGCAGACACGCTGATGCATGCGCTGGCGCAAATCGTGCCGGGACAGGTGAGCGCCGGTATCGGAAACTTGAACGTTGTAGCCTACAGTGGCCTGGAGGACGAACAATATTGGGTCTACATGGACATCATGGAAGGCAGCTACGGCGGCCGCGCCGAGAAGGACGGCATGGATGCCGTTGACACGCTTTACGCCAATACCCGCAACAACCCGATTGAGGATATCGAATCCCATTATCCGCTGCGGGTTACCCGTTACGAGCTGCTGGACCACTCGGCGGCGGCAGGCAAATTCCGCGGGGGAATCGGCTCGGTAAGGGAAGTGACGTTTCTCGAGGACGGAGGATTTTCCGTGGAAGGGGATGGGCAGAAATACAAACCCTGGGGTTTTGAAGGCGGAAGCGAAGGCTCGACTTGCCAGCTGATCATGCGCTCGGCGGATGGGCAGGAATCGAAATTGCCTTCGAAGATTCCGCATCACCGGGCCAAAAAAGGAGATTCCCTGACCTTGGTCGGACCGGGGGGCGGAGGTTACGGCAATCCGTATGAACGCAAACCCGAAGCGGTGCTTTCGGATGTGCTGGATGGCTTCATCTCTGCAGACGACGCTGAACGTCATTACGGGGTCGTGGTTTCCGGAGGAAACATCGACTGGAGCGCAACCCACCGGATTCGTGCTTAA
- a CDS encoding NCS1 family nucleobase:cation symporter-1, whose amino-acid sequence METVSSRVNHPDPSLYNEDLAPVPKEKRTWDWINYSTIWMGMVHNIVSYELAASLLGMGMNVWQALSAVILSNIVLIAAIWLNSTAGTKYGLPFPVLIRASFGYHGAHFPVMIRAFVGIFWFAAQAYAGSKAVGAIISVIYPGWDSLGRIAFLGMGLQDWISFGVFWLLHAWVISHGMERVRHFEMWAGPLVIVLGFGLVGWAIRAAGGVGPLFSIQGTLSGGSFWNSFFLSVTGLIGVLATLVLNIPDLTRYSRSQKDQVVGQAIGLPVMMTVFAFMSIMITAGTIIAFGKPITNPVDILLQFHHPVVILLGAISLLVATLSVNIVANVVSPAYDLVNLLPKKLNFVKAGMLSIVIGLFFAPWLWYDNSSTIYTILGAIGGTLGPVAGIMITDYYWVRRRHYDISSLFSKQGDFSYVRGWNPHAYIAMAVGVVAALIGLFVPALSVVYTYNWFVGILVGGLVYTLLMRGELTKSVPTAREKVDTI is encoded by the coding sequence ATGGAAACTGTATCCTCCCGGGTTAATCATCCGGATCCTTCCCTGTATAACGAAGATTTGGCTCCGGTCCCCAAGGAAAAACGGACCTGGGATTGGATCAATTACTCCACCATTTGGATGGGCATGGTGCACAATATCGTTTCCTATGAGCTGGCGGCAAGCCTGCTTGGAATGGGAATGAACGTCTGGCAGGCGTTAAGCGCCGTTATTCTCTCCAATATCGTTTTGATAGCGGCCATCTGGCTGAACAGTACGGCAGGAACCAAATACGGCCTTCCTTTCCCGGTGCTGATCAGAGCTTCATTCGGCTATCATGGAGCCCATTTCCCCGTCATGATCAGGGCGTTCGTCGGCATTTTCTGGTTTGCTGCCCAGGCTTATGCGGGCAGCAAAGCTGTCGGCGCCATAATCAGCGTCATTTATCCCGGCTGGGATTCGCTTGGCCGGATCGCTTTCCTCGGGATGGGGCTGCAGGACTGGATCAGTTTCGGGGTCTTCTGGCTGCTGCATGCCTGGGTCATCTCCCATGGCATGGAGCGGGTCAGACATTTCGAGATGTGGGCCGGGCCGCTGGTTATCGTGCTTGGTTTCGGACTGGTCGGCTGGGCCATCCGGGCTGCTGGAGGCGTAGGGCCGCTGTTTTCCATCCAGGGAACCTTAAGCGGCGGATCTTTCTGGAACAGCTTTTTCCTTTCGGTCACGGGTTTGATTGGCGTATTGGCTACCCTGGTGCTGAACATTCCCGATCTGACGAGATACTCGCGGAGCCAGAAAGATCAGGTGGTAGGTCAGGCGATCGGATTGCCGGTCATGATGACGGTTTTCGCCTTCATGAGCATTATGATTACGGCGGGGACGATCATCGCATTTGGCAAACCGATCACAAACCCGGTCGATATTCTGCTTCAATTCCATCATCCTGTGGTCATCCTGCTCGGAGCTATTTCCTTATTGGTAGCGACGCTTTCCGTAAATATCGTGGCCAATGTGGTTTCCCCGGCCTACGATCTGGTTAATTTGCTGCCTAAAAAGCTGAATTTCGTTAAGGCGGGCATGCTTTCCATCGTAATTGGTTTGTTCTTCGCTCCTTGGCTCTGGTACGACAACTCCTCGACGATTTATACCATACTCGGAGCCATCGGCGGAACTTTGGGACCTGTAGCCGGGATTATGATCACCGATTATTATTGGGTCCGCCGCCGTCATTACGATATTAGCAGCCTGTTCTCGAAGCAAGGAGATTTCAGTTATGTACGGGGATGGAATCCCCATGCTTATATCGCCATGGCAGTGGGCGTAGTTGCGGCACTGATCGGCCTGTTTGTCCCCGCGCTGTCGGTTGTGTATACGTACAACTGGTTTGTCGGCATTCTGGTCGGCGGGCTGGTCTATACGCTTCTGATGAGAGGAGAGCTGACCAAATCGGTGCCAACAGCCCGCGAAAAGGTGGACACCATCTGA
- a CDS encoding M20 family metallo-hydrolase — translation MINAARLKERIETLGRIGRLPGGGVTRVALSMEDKEAQEVVSAWMEEAGMQVRLDHAGNLIGRLGGVHPDEAPVVIGSHIDSVVNGGKYDGVIGVLGGIEVVQHMKEENIRPLLPLEVIAFCEEEGSRFQSGLFGSRAMIGATSEQDLLLTDKQGVSRRDALALFGLEPDRIQTEAVRTKDGIRAYLEMHIEQGPVLEKMGAPVGIVTGIAGPAWIEVVVEGKAGHAGILPMEMRQDAFLGASEIALLVEQTCLSFKGSPVVGTVGHVEVKPGGSNIVPGLASFSMDIRDIDVDRRNEVIRQVKEGALRICEQRGLRVQFHERMDVPPVQCTPGIVEVMKEQAKAMHLVCPELVSGAGHDAQLMAAISDMGMIFVRCRDGISHNPEEFAETEDIKLGTELLFRVAKHYAMQQTVGMTEKTSAVGD, via the coding sequence ATGATTAATGCTGCACGGTTGAAGGAACGAATTGAGACGCTGGGCCGAATCGGCCGTTTGCCGGGCGGAGGGGTGACTCGGGTCGCCCTTTCCATGGAAGACAAGGAAGCTCAAGAAGTCGTATCGGCCTGGATGGAGGAAGCGGGGATGCAGGTGCGTCTGGATCACGCCGGCAATCTGATTGGACGCCTGGGGGGCGTGCATCCTGATGAGGCGCCTGTCGTGATCGGCTCGCATATCGATTCCGTTGTTAACGGAGGGAAATATGACGGCGTCATCGGCGTGCTTGGCGGTATTGAGGTAGTCCAGCATATGAAGGAAGAAAATATCCGCCCGCTGCTTCCGCTTGAAGTGATCGCTTTCTGCGAAGAGGAAGGTTCCCGCTTTCAAAGCGGGTTGTTCGGCAGCAGAGCCATGATAGGGGCTACGTCAGAACAGGATTTGCTGCTGACCGACAAACAAGGCGTTTCCCGCCGGGATGCCTTGGCCTTGTTCGGGCTGGAGCCGGACCGGATCCAAACGGAAGCGGTGCGTACAAAGGATGGAATCCGGGCTTATCTGGAAATGCACATTGAGCAGGGACCAGTTCTTGAGAAAATGGGAGCGCCGGTCGGCATCGTGACCGGCATTGCCGGCCCGGCCTGGATCGAAGTGGTAGTCGAGGGGAAAGCGGGCCATGCCGGGATCCTTCCGATGGAAATGAGGCAGGACGCTTTTTTGGGAGCCAGTGAAATAGCGCTTTTGGTAGAGCAAACCTGCCTCTCCTTCAAAGGATCTCCGGTGGTCGGCACCGTCGGACATGTCGAAGTTAAACCCGGCGGCTCTAATATCGTTCCCGGATTGGCGTCCTTTTCAATGGATATCCGGGATATTGACGTAGACCGGAGAAACGAAGTGATCCGGCAGGTTAAAGAAGGGGCCTTGCGGATCTGCGAGCAGCGCGGACTCCGGGTGCAATTCCATGAAAGAATGGATGTGCCTCCGGTGCAGTGCACCCCGGGCATCGTGGAGGTCATGAAGGAGCAAGCCAAAGCGATGCATTTGGTTTGTCCCGAGCTGGTCAGCGGCGCGGGCCATGACGCCCAGCTGATGGCAGCCATTTCGGATATGGGGATGATTTTTGTCCGCTGCCGGGACGGAATCAGCCATAACCCGGAAGAATTCGCCGAAACCGAAGATATTAAGCTCGGCACGGAACTGCTGTTCCGTGTAGCCAAGCATTATGCGATGCAACAGACGGTCGGGATGACGGAGAAAACATCCGCAGTCGGAGACTGA
- a CDS encoding TetR/AcrR family transcriptional regulator: MNEIGFAETSISKIAKKAGVSAATIYIYYENKEDMLSKIYFES; the protein is encoded by the coding sequence GTGAATGAAATCGGCTTCGCTGAAACCTCCATTTCCAAGATAGCCAAGAAAGCGGGCGTTTCGGCAGCTACCATCTACATTTACTATGAGAATAAGGAGGATATGTTAAGCAAGATTTATTTTGAAAGCTAA